Within the Methanobrevibacter thaueri genome, the region TGACGAACCCCACTGCATTACCTGCGGAACCACTCCGGTAATCAAGGACACCTTCCAATACGCATTCAAGCTCTCAGAGTTTGAGGATGCCCTTAAGGAATACATCGACAACAACGATAACTTGCCTGCAAACGTGAAAAACTATGCATCCAACTGGCTGAAAGAAGGATTGAATGACTGGATTTTAACCCGTGATATGGATTGGGGTATTCCAGTACCGTTGGATGAGGCGAAAGGCAAAGTATTATACGTATGGATTGAAGCATTCCTTGGTTATATCTCATCAGCAAGCCAATGGTCAAAGGTTTCTGGCAAGAAATGGGAGGAATACTGGAACGACTATGTAGTTCATTTCATAGGTAAGGACATTATCTACCACCATTCAATCTTCTGGCCTGGACTTCTCAAGGCATACGGATGCAAATTACCTGACATGATTTACGCAGGCGAATTCCTGTCCCTTGAAGGGGAAAAGATGTCAACCAGTAAAAACTGGGTCATATGGATTGCTGATTTTGTAAAGGATTACGAACCAGACCTTTTAAGATACTATTTAACAATAAATGCTCCATTGAATAAGGATTCAGACTTCTCATGGGACGATTTCCAAAGAAGAAACAATGACGAACTTGCGGATGTTGTCGGAAACTTCCTGCACAGGACATTCGTATTCACCAAGAAATACTTTGACAGCAAAATCCCTGAATACACCAATCCAAGCGAAGAGGATGAGGAATTCAGAAAGGCCATTGCGGAATTGCCGGACAAGGCTGGTGCATTGATTGCCGATTATGAATTTAGGGAAGCGTTGCTTGAAATATTCAAGGTGGCCAAAAAAGGTAACAAGTATTTCAACGATTCCGAACCATGGAAAGCGGTTAAGGAAGACATGGCCAAGGCGGCAAACTGCCTATACTTATCAAATCAATTAGCAAAAACATTGGCATACACATTAAAGCCATTCCTTCCAACAAAAGCAGACAAAATTGCTGAAATAATGAACATAGATAATTTAGACAACTGGAATGATGCTAAAGTGGAATTGCCAACAGGCCATGAAATAAACAAGGCCAAACCATTATTCAAAAAGATTGAAGACAGCGAAATTGAAGCACAAAAAGAAAAATTGAAAGAAAACCTAAAAAGTGAGGAAGAGGATACAATGAGTGACTTAATATCAATTGATCAATTTGATGAAGTAGTAATTAAGATTGGACAAGTAAAAGAAGCGGAAAAAATAGAAAAATCCGACAAGCTATTAAAATTGCAAGTGGACATAGGCGAGGAAAAGCCAAGACAAATTGTCGCAGGACTTGCAAAATTCTATTCTCCTGAGGAATTGGTTGACAGGAAAGTCTGCGTCGTTGCAAACTTGCAGCCTGCAAAACTATTCGGAACCCTATCAGAAGGAATGATACTCGCAACCGGCAAATCCGGTGCACTGTTATCTCCTGATGAAGCTGGAGAAGTCGGCGAAAGAATTCAATAGTTAGATTAAAATGCCAGAATCTGTCCTAGTAAGTAAAGTCGAAAGTTATTTGATTGAAATATCAAACGATTCAATTAGCTTGGATGATATTGATGATTTTGATAATTTCAAAAGTCTTTATTTTAAGCTAGATGACAGATTAGACAAATTACAACGTTTTAAAGATGATATGGATGCCCAAGGGTACACCACTCCTTTTACATCCATAAACAAGTATGGAACCAAATCCGTTGCTGAAGTGGCCATTGAGGAGAAGGGCGAAAGCAGTCGCCATAACCAGATATTCCGGATGAAGGCAAACGCCAAAAAGAACATTCTGGACAGGGTCAAATCAGCAATCGACTCACATAAGATAGCCCTTGGAAATCTGGAACAGTTCGGATATGTCAAGTGCAACTCATGCTATAAGAAATATTCCATGAGTGAATACAAGCAGATGGACGCCAAATGCAGTTGCGGAAGTCAGGGATTCACATTCAAGATAAACAAGGAAGCCACTCACCGGATAGAGATCATCCCCTACTTGCCATTGTCAGGAAATTACATGGTTCTCAGAAATGAGCTGTCATCATACGGCAGGGAATCTCTCAAGCAGGTCTTCAACATTCTTAAACAGGAACGTAAGGGTGTTGTAAAGACTATATCCATGAGGATACGTTTCAGAGACAAGAACAAGCGTCTTATTCGAAGAAACATATCATTGGGCTCAGAATACGTTAACAACTATGATGAGGAAGTCAGGCGCAGATACGGTAGGGAAGTGAGGATTGAGTCCTTAAGGTTCAATAGGACAAAACCTGCAATTATCGATGACAATCATGCAAGAATGGCCCTGGCTATAGGTTATGTCAAATACGGTGAAGAGATAATCGAAAGCATCAAGGATGAAATCCTGAAAAGAAGGCTGACTGATTTCAAGCGCATAAACAAATATGATGAGATAACCAACACCTACAAGAATGCCTCACCAGAGTTCATCGACCAGAACGACATTGATGAAATCGAGGACTGGAGAAAGGCACAGATAGAGGATAGCTTTAGGAAATTGGGCTACATCGACAAGTTCGGAAATCTGACAAGATCCCTAAAGCGTGATTTGAAGATAAGGGAGAACATCTATAGGAACACCCTAAAGAATATCGCATCAGCCTTGATTATCTGGGATATCTTCAAGTACTACATGACAACCTCAAACAATTCACGTAAACACGATATCGGACCATTCCCATACATTCGTATCGAGCTTGACCGTGAACAGAGAAAGGTGTTCCAGGCATCATATACCAATGTCATCGAAACCCTAAACAGCTATACCGATATCAAAATCATTCCAATCCCTGAAATGGACCTTCTATTATATGAGAAATTCAAGTTCGAAAAGGAGATAAGAAGTATCAATATCAAGTTCAACCATGTGGCATTGGGTGCCGCATTGATTAACTTAAATTCCGACATTGAACTGTCAAAAATCAGCAATGCATTCAACATCAACGAATCAAGAGTCAAAAAGGAAATCGAGCATATTGACACCATCAAAAATCCGAAAAGCGACAAGTTAAAAAGATTCAACGAATTGATTAAAAAGTGATTGGATGGGTAAAGAAACCAGAACAATTCATATAACAAAGGCATTGTCATATTCAATGATTGGGGAACTGTTTAACGAATATCCCAATCTTGAGGAGATTACCTGCTCTCCAAGCGTATATAATAGAACCTCAAGGAAATATATCGAGGCATTGTCCGAAATGGGTATCAATGTTAAAAAGAAATATGAATGGGGCGCCAAGTCCAGAAGCGACAATCTGGAACTCTATATTTTAAAGCTTTCAGACGAAGGGATGTCCGCACGCGAAATTTCAAACAGATTGGAAATTCCCCTTAATCGTGTTTATTACCTGCTTAAGAAAGGCAAGGCAAGTTTCAACAATCGTCAAAGGAAACATGACCATGATGAAGTAAAGAGACTCAAGGGGGAAGGCCTAAAGCCTAAGGAGATTTCAGAGATATTGGATATTCCCCTTAGAACTGTCTATTATATCCTAAACAAAAAATAATTACTTTTTTTAATAATGAGTATCATATCATTAAATATGATGATTTTACCACAACTTCCGTTATATGCAATAGCCATAATCTGTGGGTTACTATCCTTTTTTGTAACCAGATTAACTATGCCTAGGATTATTAGAAAACTTGAAGCTGCAGACATTGTTGGAAAAGATATACACAAATCCTGGAAACCGGTTGTAGCCGAAATGGGTGGATTCGGAATACTCTTTGGATTCATCATCGGAATGTTTTCAGGAATATACATGCACGACATCCTGGCGTTTCCGCTTGTGATTGTCCTTGTAGTGATTTTGCTTGTAGGAATGATTGGAATCGTGGACGACCTTCTTGCATTGTCCTCAAAAGAAAAGTTCTTCCTGCTGTTTCTTGCGGGCCTGCCATTAATCTGGGCGGCACCATCAAATGTGGGGCTATTGTACCTGATAACAATACCTATCGCATTGTCAATAGGATCCAACCTCACCAACATGCTTGCGGGATTGAATGGAATCGAATCAGGTTTGGGAATCATTTCAATGACCTCCCTGACAATCGCATGTATCATCTTGGGCAAATATGATGTAACAATCATTTCCATGAGTATGCTCGGTGCATTAATCGCATTTTTATATTTCAACAGGTATCCTGCACAGATTTTCCCAGGGGACACCGGAACACTCATCATCGGAGCAGCTATCGTCTCAATTGCATTCATCGGTAGGGTAAAATTAATCGCTTTGATAGTGCTGATGCCGAACATCATTGATGCTGCATTGAAATTCTACTCAGCAGGTGTCATGAACCGTCAACAGCAAAAGCCGACACAATTGAACGATGAGGGAAAGCTTGTCCGTCCGCAGCAAGGTTTCAAGTCATTAATCAGACTTGTTTTGAGAAAGCCTATTTCAGAAAAGGATGCGGTCACAATAATCTGGGGAATCGGAATACTGTTTGGAGTATTAGGTATCCTTGTAGCGTTAATAATGCCTGGAATGCTTGAAAACCAGACACTGGCGAACTTCCTTCATGTCAAGGAGATGTTCTATCATATTTAGGTGAAAAGATGAGACCTTATGTTATACTGAATGCGGCAATGACCTTGGACGGTAAAATCGCAACTCAAACCGGAAGCTCAAACATCTCCGGCAAAGAGGACTTGGAAAGGGTTCATGAGCTTAGAAAGGAATGCGACGCAATCATGGTGGGTATCGGAACGGTGATGGCTGACGATCCAAGATTGACAGTCCATAAAATCGATGCCAATCCCGAAGACAATCCTGTTCGGGTGGTTGTGGACAGCAAATGCAGAACCCCAATCGATGCAAGAATCACCAATGGAGACGCACATACCGTCATAGCATGCGCCAATGAGTATAAGGAAGAGTTCAAGAGTTCCGAAAAATTCGAAGCATTTAAGGAGAAGGGAGTCAAGGTTTTCTTTTCAGGCGATAAGAGAGTGGACCTGAGTGCGCTTATGAGCTATCTGCATGAGGAAGGCATTGAAAAGCTGATGCTCGAAGGTGGAGCAACACTGAACTTCTCAATGATTAAGGCAGGACTCATTGATGAGATAAGGATTTGCATTGCGCCGATGGTTGTCGGTGGAGCTAATGCGAAGACCTTCTTTGACGGTGAGGGCTTTGATTTGATGGATGATGCGATAAAACTAGAATTGATTGATTCATACAGTCTTGGAAAAGACCTTATTTTAACTTATAAAGTGATTTAATAGATGTTTTTTTTTAAAACATCATATTAAATGGCATATTCTTTGATACGCAATATTTGCATAGTGTATTTTTATCATGGATGTATTGGGCACGGCCCTTGCAATAGAATTCTCCGTCAGTGAAGAAAATATCATCTTTTTTGTCTTCTGAAAAAGGATGAAGAGGCTTTTTGGCAATCAATGCAAGATACAGTGAAAGGTTTTCGGTGAAATACTTGGTTTCCTCATCACCGCCGGCATATGTGTCAAAATAAAAGCCGATGTCCTTTTTCAAATTGTTAATCAGGGCATCCTTTATTTCAAAATCGTCAACGATATCTATTCCATATATGTCGTCATATGTTTCAGAGTTATATTTTGCAAGCTTTTTTGTTAAAGGGTCCTTATACCTGTCGTCGGTTACCTTGTTTCTAACGTATTCTATATCGTAATCCTTCAGGTTTTCACGGATTATTTCCAAAAGTTTTGACGCTTTCATAAGATCCCTTTGCTTTTCAATAGTTCACGTGGGTTGTCGACAATGGCCTTCATGGCTTCATCTGGAGACAATCCTGCTCCTAAAGCTATCTCATATGACTTTTCGAATGTTATCAGGTCGCTTGGGGCGTGGGTGTCTGTGTCAACTAGCAGCTTGTTTCCTACTTCACGTGCAACGTTTGCAACATGTCCGTTTCCAAGGCAGTGTCCCTTACGGGCGGAAATCTCAAGATAGATGTCGTTTTCCTTTGCAAGTTCAGCCTCTTCGACTGTTATCAATCCAGGATGTCCTAAGATATCAACATGTTCGGATTCCACTGCGGCACGGTTGGTTCCAGGGGTGACAGGTTCGTTTAAAGTCTCACCATGGACCACAACAATCTTTGCACCCAATTCCTTTGCTCTTGCGGCAATTCCGTCGATTGATTCGCAAGGGGCATGGGTGACCTCTGCACCGAGTACAACGGTTATGTCCCAGTTCGCATTGATGTCGTCAATTGCATCCTGAATGGCAGGAATTGTGTCAACGTTTGACCAATCGACATGGTCTGTGATTGCTATTGCTTCATGATTTAATTTTAAAGCTCTTCTAGCCAGTTCGGACGGCAGCAATTCGCCGTCACTGAATAAACTATGCATATGTAAATCTATTCTTTTGTTCAAAATATAACCTCTTCATATTAAGTATAATATTATATATAGTACATTTAATATAAATTTATATAACTTAAATATTTTATAGAGGTTATTGAAATGAAAGCAAAAGCAGTTAAAATAGCAGATGGCGTCTATTGGGTTGGAGTAATCCATTGGCACAGCAGAACTTTCCATGGATATGGAATTCCTGGAACAACCTATAATGCATACCTTGTATTCGGTGAAGAAAAAACCGTATTGATTGATAACGTTTACAGGGGAATGTTCGAACAGTTCGATGCAAGGGTAAAGGACGCATTCGAACAGGAAGGAAAAGAGTTCAAGATTGATGTGTTTGTTCAAAACCACTCAGAAATGGACCATTCCACCTTCTTAAGACAAACCATAGAAGAGTACAACCCTGATGCTGAAATCTATGCTTCACAAAATTGTATCAACTTCTTGGAAGCTCAATATCACAACTTCTCAGACTTGGAAATCAACGCCGTTGCAACCGGTGATGAGTTAGACATTGGCGGAAGAACCCTCAAATTCATTTCCGCACCGATGCTTCACTGGCCTGACAGCATGTTCACCCTTCTCGCAGAGGAAGGCATATTGTTCTCAAACGACGCATTCGGACAGCATGTGGCTCATTCCAAAAGATTCGATGAGGATTATGATACACAATATTTACTTAGGGAAGCACAAAAATACTACGCTAACCTAGTTACCTTAGGCTCCCCAATGCTTAGAATGAAATTGGATGAATTGACCAACACAGGTTTAATCAATGATATAAAAATGATTGCACCATGTCACGGTCAAATCTGGAAAAACCCAGCTCCAATAGTTGAAAAATACTCAGAATGGGGATCAGGTGTATGTAAGGACAAAATCACTGTCATCTATGACACAATGCACCACTCAACCGAAAAATTGGCTTATCAAATCGCTGAAGGTATAATGAGTGAAGGTGTTGAGGTTGTAATGTATTTCATGCAAGAGGACGGTCCTGATGATGTAATTACAGACATATTGGACTCCAAAGCTATTGCGCTCGGTGCTCCTACAATGATGAACAAGCCATTCCCAAGAATTGGTAACATGATGTACTGGCTGGATTGTGTCAACTTCAAGGGAACCGGCAGCGAGAAAAACGCATTGATCTTCTCATCCAAAGGATGGGGTGGAGGTGCTGTGGCAAAACTCCAAAATGATTTGGAAGCTGCAGGATTCACTGTAACCGACACTTTGGATGTATTGTTCGTGCCTGATGAGGATGTCATGGCTGAAGCATTCGAGAAAGGTGCAGAGCTCGCAAGATCCATTAAAGAATAATCATTCTTATTCTTTTATTATTTTTTTTAAATCAATAATTGTTGCGAATAGCAACATTTATATGCTTAATTATTTAAATCATAATCAAGGAGTTAATATTATGTCAAGCTTAGTAATTTATTTTTCAAGAAACGGTGAAAACTACTTCGGAGGAGAACTCAAAAACATAGAGAAAGGAAACACCGAGGTCATTGCCGAATACATTCAGGAAATTGATGGTGCAGATCTATTTAAGGTGGAACCTGCAGTTGAATACCCTGAAGACTACATGAAATGCATTGACGTTGCCAAAAAGGAACAGCAATCAGATGCAAGGCCTGAAATCAAGGAGACACTTGAAAGCATTGATGATTATGACACCATATACATTGGTTTTCCTAACTGGTGGGGAACATTACCGATGCCTATGTTCACCCAATTGGAGCAATTAGACTTTGCGGGTAAAGTCGTAAAGCCTTTTGTAACCCACGAAGGTTCCGGTTTCGGTTCATCACAAAAGGATTTGGCCAAATTATGCCAAGGAGCTGAAATCAAGGGAGGTTTATCCATTCCTGGGGCTAGTGTATATGATGCTAAAAACACTGTGAAAGTGTGGATAGACGAATAATTTTTTTTCATATTTTTTTTTAAAATTTTTCTGTTTACTTTTTTTTCATATTAAAACAATTTTGTATACTTTATCTTACATTATTATGGCTATTTTGTTTTCGTAATTTTTTCTCGTGTTTTTGATTAATATTGATTGGTTGTTGGAAATTGCTAAAAGTATTATAATTTTTACATGAATGTATGAAAATTGTACAGAAAAAAATATAGGACATTAAATAAGATTTAATCAGTAATTTTTGTATTTTGTTTAATTTTTTTAAATTTTTATATTGTTTTTGTTTTATTAAAGTTTAAATATGATGTCTAAAATAAGTATAATATGCAATAATATTTAAAATAAATCAATTATTGTTGTTTATTTAATAATATATTTATAAAATGAAAAATTTTTAATATTTTATTAAATTATTATAAATTTAAATAATATATTGTGATTTATTGAGTTAAATCAAATCTTATTGTAAATATAAAGATCAAATGTTCGGAGAAATTTTTACTGAATATGATTGGTATTCCTCGGTCTAGTGTTTGTAAAACGAATATGATTGACTAGTTAGTTGTATTACGTTTTATCTTGCATGGTAATGATTGGGTATATTATTTATAAAGAGGTTCAAATTAACGGAAATAAATTTAATTATATTATTAAATTATGTATTTGATTAGTTTATATTTTGATTTGACTCTCGTATGAGGGAAAAAATGAAATTTAATAAACTATTTGGAATTGTATTATTAATTAGCGTATTATGCTTATGTATAAGTGCTGCTGCAGCTGCTGATGGTGTGGACAGTCATGCGGTTGGAGCAGATGAAGGAAATTTGGCTGTTGAAAATAATAATGATGATGTTTTAGGTGCCGGTAACAGTTGGTATGTTAAGGCAGGCGCGTCAGGAGGAGATGGATCAGAGACAAGTCCGTATGGAGATTTAAAATCTGTAACCAATAACGCTAACTATAAAGAGAATGACGTCATATATGTTATGGATGGTACTTACAAAGGTGCAAAAAATCGTAACATTGACTTGAAAGAAAATACTACTGTAAAGGCTTATGATGGTGCAAATCCTGTATTTGATGCTCAAAAGCAAAATTCAATATTTGTGATTTCTCATAACGGCATTACACTTCAAGGATTGACATTAATCAATGGTGGAGGAGTTGTTGCTACAACTGCACAAGGTACTAATAGTTGGTGTGGAGGTGCAATTTGCAACTCTGGAGATAACCTGACAGTAGACGGTTGTACCATTAAGAGCAATGACCCTATCAGTTATGGAGGGGGAATCTACTCAAAAGGTAAAAACACTGAAATCAAAAACTCTAACTTTGAAGGATGTGAAGCAAGTAATGGTGGGGCAATCGCAATAGACGGACCATATGCTAAAATTGTTGGCAATAGCTTTAAAAATAATGCTGGGGCACAAGGAGGAGCCATAAACATTTATAATTATGGTGGAGCCCTCATCGCAAATAATTCATTTACTAGGAACCGCGCTAACAGTGGATATGGTGGAGCGATATATGCCCGTGCTGGAAATAACTATATTGCAAACTCAACCTTTGATCATAACCAGGCTAGAACCTACGGTGGAGCGATATGTACTGTTAATCCAAATACCAAGATAGATAACTGTACTTTTAAAAGCAATCAGATTTTCAACGATAATTCAAATACTAATTGGGGAGGGGCAATCTATTCCCAAGGACGCAATACATCTATTGTAAATTCCAGATTCACAGATAATGCTGTTAGGGATGATGGTGGTGCAATTTGTGTTAGAAATAGTAAAAATTTAGTTGAAAACTGTACTTTTGATAAAAATTGGGCTGCAAGAGGCGGGGCAATTTTTATTGTGGAGAAAGTTTCTGGAGGAAATATTTCAGATGTCGTAATCAATAATTGTACATTCAATGACAACGGTATAATAACAGAACAAGACGGTCAGCCTAATTTAGGAACAAAAGGTGGAGCAATCTACTCCTGGGGAATTGACACTAATGTGACCAATTCCAAATTTAACAACAACCAGGCTATGGTTGGTGGAGCAATATTGTTTGAACGTGGTCATAACTTTTTAGAAAACGACACTTTCACAGGCAACAAGGCAGTCAGGTATGGTGGAGGTGCTATTTCAAGTACCCGTTTCGGAGATACAATAAACAATTGTACCTTTGAAAACAATTTCGCCCAAGGTTACGGTGGAGCTGTAAGTGCTGATTATCCAACAATTACCAATTCAAAATTCATCGGTAATGAGGCAAACCACGGAGGAGCAATATGTACAATCACTGCAAATGTTTCAGATTCAGAATTCTACGACAATAAGGCAGACGATAATTGGGTTGTATTGGCTGCTACAAAATTGATTGAATCAAATAATATTCATCCAGGTCAAGTGGCTCTTTCAATGAACCATACAACCTACCTGAATATGGAATATGATATGGATAAAGAGATTGCTATCATGCCTGGATATTATGCATACTGTATGGAAGAGTTTGCTGACTATCCTCAATATGGAGTATTATGGGAAAACTTAAGATTCGCTCAGAATTCATTGTCCGAGGAACGCATTGGTGAATATGTTAAAATTTTGATTTTCAAATACTGGAATGATGAATCACAGCATGAAAACCTTCAGAAGTTAGTTAACGCATTCACAGATCGTGACTTCAGAAACAATGATAACCCGATTGTTAAAGAAATTGTTGCTTTGTACGATTCCGGTTACAGGGTTCCAACAGATAATGCTTTAAGGTTATATGATAATGGAACTGTGGCTATATTTCATTTCAAAGAAATTATCACTCCTTCCGGAACACAAAACGTATTTGCATTCAATATCACATACAATCCTAACTTAACAGTTGAAAAAGAAGTAATTACCGATCCATTATATATTGGTCAGGAAGTGGACTTCAACATAACTGTCACAAACACAGGTGAATGTAATTTGACAGATATCTGGATTAACGAAACAGATTTCAGCGATGGATTGGTATATAAATCATTCAGATCTCCATATAATTGGACTTATGATGAGAAATCCAAATTATGGATATTGAATGACACTTTGGAAATGAAAAAATCCGCATACATTATATTAACATTTAATGTAACTAAAGCAGGAAACATGACTAACAACGTGACAACAGGATTAGGCAATTACACATTCGATAATGACACTGTAAACTTCACAGTTTACGCTCCAAACATGACAGTTGAGAAGTTAACTTTGAATAAGACTGCATTTGTTGGGGATAATGTGACTTTCATGATTGTTGTTACTAACACCGGGGATTGTAACTTGACTAATGTTAAGGTTACTGAGGTTTTCAATTCCACTGAGTTAAGGTTTGAAGATTACACAAATAAGGATAAATGGAACAGGAACGGTAATGTTTTCACATTGATTGGTAATTTAACTTCAGGCAATAGTGCTAATTTCACTATTGTATTTAATGCATTGGTGAATGGTACTTTAATCAATACCGTTAATGTTACTAGTAATGAGACTGAAAATAAAACCGCCAATAACAATACTACTGTTTACAAACCTAACATGTCTGTTGAAAAAATATCAAACAACAAAACAGTTAAAGTTGGTGAAATGACCAGTTTCGTCATTGTAGTTAAAAATACAGGTGACTGTAACTTAACCGGTGTTTATGTAATCGATAAAGGAGCTGAAGGTTTAGAATATGACCA harbors:
- the metG gene encoding methionine--tRNA ligase translates to MSKIFISCALPYANGPCHLGHIRSTYLPADIYARYNRMIGNDVLLVCATDEHGTPIAVKADKENKKPIEISKRYHDMIVRDVESMNISLDNFTRTTDEAHYEIAKNFFKTLYDNDLIYREDIQQLYCPNCNKFLPDRYVEGLCPVCGSEARGDHCEKCGKALDPTELDEPHCITCGTTPVIKDTFQYAFKLSEFEDALKEYIDNNDNLPANVKNYASNWLKEGLNDWILTRDMDWGIPVPLDEAKGKVLYVWIEAFLGYISSASQWSKVSGKKWEEYWNDYVVHFIGKDIIYHHSIFWPGLLKAYGCKLPDMIYAGEFLSLEGEKMSTSKNWVIWIADFVKDYEPDLLRYYLTINAPLNKDSDFSWDDFQRRNNDELADVVGNFLHRTFVFTKKYFDSKIPEYTNPSEEDEEFRKAIAELPDKAGALIADYEFREALLEIFKVAKKGNKYFNDSEPWKAVKEDMAKAANCLYLSNQLAKTLAYTLKPFLPTKADKIAEIMNIDNLDNWNDAKVELPTGHEINKAKPLFKKIEDSEIEAQKEKLKENLKSEEEDTMSDLISIDQFDEVVIKIGQVKEAEKIEKSDKLLKLQVDIGEEKPRQIVAGLAKFYSPEELVDRKVCVVANLQPAKLFGTLSEGMILATGKSGALLSPDEAGEVGERIQ
- a CDS encoding flavodoxin; translation: MSSLVIYFSRNGENYFGGELKNIEKGNTEVIAEYIQEIDGADLFKVEPAVEYPEDYMKCIDVAKKEQQSDARPEIKETLESIDDYDTIYIGFPNWWGTLPMPMFTQLEQLDFAGKVVKPFVTHEGSGFGSSQKDLAKLCQGAEIKGGLSIPGASVYDAKNTVKVWIDE
- a CDS encoding histidinol phosphate phosphatase domain-containing protein, with product MNKRIDLHMHSLFSDGELLPSELARRALKLNHEAIAITDHVDWSNVDTIPAIQDAIDDINANWDITVVLGAEVTHAPCESIDGIAARAKELGAKIVVVHGETLNEPVTPGTNRAAVESEHVDILGHPGLITVEEAELAKENDIYLEISARKGHCLGNGHVANVAREVGNKLLVDTDTHAPSDLITFEKSYEIALGAGLSPDEAMKAIVDNPRELLKSKGIL
- a CDS encoding DUF2115 family protein; the encoded protein is MKASKLLEIIRENLKDYDIEYVRNKVTDDRYKDPLTKKLAKYNSETYDDIYGIDIVDDFEIKDALINNLKKDIGFYFDTYAGGDEETKYFTENLSLYLALIAKKPLHPFSEDKKDDIFFTDGEFYCKGRAQYIHDKNTLCKYCVSKNMPFNMMF
- a CDS encoding FprA family A-type flavoprotein, with product MKAKAVKIADGVYWVGVIHWHSRTFHGYGIPGTTYNAYLVFGEEKTVLIDNVYRGMFEQFDARVKDAFEQEGKEFKIDVFVQNHSEMDHSTFLRQTIEEYNPDAEIYASQNCINFLEAQYHNFSDLEINAVATGDELDIGGRTLKFISAPMLHWPDSMFTLLAEEGILFSNDAFGQHVAHSKRFDEDYDTQYLLREAQKYYANLVTLGSPMLRMKLDELTNTGLINDIKMIAPCHGQIWKNPAPIVEKYSEWGSGVCKDKITVIYDTMHHSTEKLAYQIAEGIMSEGVEVVMYFMQEDGPDDVITDILDSKAIALGAPTMMNKPFPRIGNMMYWLDCVNFKGTGSEKNALIFSSKGWGGGAVAKLQNDLEAAGFTVTDTLDVLFVPDEDVMAEAFEKGAELARSIKE
- a CDS encoding MraY family glycosyltransferase, with translation MMILPQLPLYAIAIICGLLSFFVTRLTMPRIIRKLEAADIVGKDIHKSWKPVVAEMGGFGILFGFIIGMFSGIYMHDILAFPLVIVLVVILLVGMIGIVDDLLALSSKEKFFLLFLAGLPLIWAAPSNVGLLYLITIPIALSIGSNLTNMLAGLNGIESGLGIISMTSLTIACIILGKYDVTIISMSMLGALIAFLYFNRYPAQIFPGDTGTLIIGAAIVSIAFIGRVKLIALIVLMPNIIDAALKFYSAGVMNRQQQKPTQLNDEGKLVRPQQGFKSLIRLVLRKPISEKDAVTIIWGIGILFGVLGILVALIMPGMLENQTLANFLHVKEMFYHI
- a CDS encoding DUF530 domain-containing protein; translation: MPESVLVSKVESYLIEISNDSISLDDIDDFDNFKSLYFKLDDRLDKLQRFKDDMDAQGYTTPFTSINKYGTKSVAEVAIEEKGESSRHNQIFRMKANAKKNILDRVKSAIDSHKIALGNLEQFGYVKCNSCYKKYSMSEYKQMDAKCSCGSQGFTFKINKEATHRIEIIPYLPLSGNYMVLRNELSSYGRESLKQVFNILKQERKGVVKTISMRIRFRDKNKRLIRRNISLGSEYVNNYDEEVRRRYGREVRIESLRFNRTKPAIIDDNHARMALAIGYVKYGEEIIESIKDEILKRRLTDFKRINKYDEITNTYKNASPEFIDQNDIDEIEDWRKAQIEDSFRKLGYIDKFGNLTRSLKRDLKIRENIYRNTLKNIASALIIWDIFKYYMTTSNNSRKHDIGPFPYIRIELDREQRKVFQASYTNVIETLNSYTDIKIIPIPEMDLLLYEKFKFEKEIRSINIKFNHVALGAALINLNSDIELSKISNAFNINESRVKKEIEHIDTIKNPKSDKLKRFNELIKK
- a CDS encoding 2,5-diamino-6-(ribosylamino)-4(3H)-pyrimidinone 5'-phosphate reductase gives rise to the protein MRPYVILNAAMTLDGKIATQTGSSNISGKEDLERVHELRKECDAIMVGIGTVMADDPRLTVHKIDANPEDNPVRVVVDSKCRTPIDARITNGDAHTVIACANEYKEEFKSSEKFEAFKEKGVKVFFSGDKRVDLSALMSYLHEEGIEKLMLEGGATLNFSMIKAGLIDEIRICIAPMVVGGANAKTFFDGEGFDLMDDAIKLELIDSYSLGKDLILTYKVI